In Candidatus Kaistella beijingensis, a genomic segment contains:
- a CDS encoding DUF5686 family protein, which produces MGTDFVKLFTKTHGFTNEIDIFVLMKKFTLLLFSLLFMTVFSQSKLTVLQAGSESPIFNATVYCGKNVVGKTNSQGVLEFKTKCKKVDVKATGFYESDVVVDKVMEISLTKVDPKTHSIETVMINDKSDPRALEILQKVNDNFKNNSPQSLDSYAFKSYEKISLDFDEDSIKHYSNSLNQKIDSLKSLPKKNQPEKAKKDSIESVKVMKLFTKSKLFLWERASEFLYSQKYGEKINILDNRIAGLREPVYELMALRSNRNRIPREIREENRSLYRFFLTDSIDIDGRKNFVIRFRDAGIKKPVPQRKFNGYIYVDAETYGLKKIESNSNKKSEGSITSIWTPIHNKWFLAKENLKMRMGMTYMDEKYKTDQKTGKKEEVKNRKGFGNYVFLTADYFDFQTPIQEKKKDFEGYSMSVKNADGSTLDKFRTDSLTLRERMTYNKIDSVGKKYNLDNKINIFTGLIKGNVRVGNVDFDASQILKYNQYEGFRLGLAAKLNEKFHPYISPDAYFAYGFKDEAWKYGAGIDVKTTLRKNSFFRAEYYHDVMAAGRFNENLWNFRMKIMNSGVDLNNDRFYQYEGFKVSYQNDLSNALTMVISAKRDQEEAKFNYSFMNLGKQFTNFSTQLTLKYAPRSKNIMTPSGKFTYEQNFPEYFLNYEQGIQSFGGDFNYSRFDILAQHRFKTDIGVTGVRAYAGLVLGKTPIWNQFAMNGLGNGENSLNFNLTSFLGFATMEGGKYYSDKFAGYYFTHRIPWYFKTFGKNISSFDMVYRGVIGEMKNPEYHQFDFQKLDHLYQEVGLEWNNFAGVPLNLGFFYRVGYYATSQFKENFGLQLKFNFLGF; this is translated from the coding sequence ATGGGGACGGATTTCGTAAAATTATTTACCAAAACACACGGTTTTACAAATGAAATAGATATTTTTGTTCTCATGAAGAAATTCACCCTACTACTCTTTTCACTTCTTTTTATGACCGTTTTCTCACAGTCGAAACTTACGGTTTTGCAAGCAGGAAGCGAATCCCCAATTTTCAATGCAACTGTTTATTGTGGAAAAAATGTTGTGGGGAAAACCAACAGTCAAGGTGTTTTAGAATTCAAAACAAAATGTAAGAAAGTGGATGTAAAAGCCACTGGATTTTACGAAAGTGACGTGGTCGTGGATAAAGTGATGGAAATTTCTTTAACTAAAGTCGATCCGAAAACCCATTCCATTGAAACCGTGATGATTAATGATAAAAGTGATCCACGAGCTTTGGAAATTTTGCAGAAAGTCAACGATAATTTCAAAAATAATTCACCGCAAAGTTTGGATTCCTACGCTTTTAAATCTTATGAGAAAATATCATTGGATTTTGATGAAGACAGCATCAAGCATTACAGCAATTCCCTGAATCAAAAAATAGATTCCCTAAAATCTCTTCCAAAAAAAAACCAGCCCGAAAAAGCCAAAAAAGATTCTATCGAAAGTGTAAAAGTGATGAAACTTTTCACGAAAAGTAAACTTTTCCTTTGGGAAAGAGCCTCGGAATTTCTTTATTCGCAAAAATATGGCGAAAAGATAAATATTTTGGACAACAGAATTGCCGGATTAAGGGAACCCGTTTATGAATTGATGGCGTTAAGATCCAACAGGAATCGAATTCCACGTGAAATTCGGGAAGAAAACAGGTCGCTGTACCGATTCTTTTTAACCGACAGTATCGATATCGACGGGAGGAAAAACTTTGTTATCCGTTTTCGCGATGCGGGAATAAAAAAACCAGTTCCACAAAGAAAATTCAACGGTTATATTTATGTAGATGCAGAAACTTACGGCCTGAAAAAAATCGAAAGCAACAGCAACAAAAAAAGCGAGGGAAGTATTACCAGTATTTGGACGCCGATTCACAACAAATGGTTTTTGGCAAAGGAAAATCTGAAGATGAGAATGGGCATGACTTATATGGATGAAAAGTATAAAACCGATCAAAAAACTGGCAAAAAAGAGGAAGTTAAAAATCGTAAAGGTTTTGGGAACTACGTTTTTTTAACTGCTGATTATTTTGATTTTCAGACTCCGATTCAGGAAAAAAAGAAAGATTTTGAAGGTTATTCCATGTCGGTGAAAAACGCTGATGGAAGCACGCTGGACAAATTTCGAACAGATTCTTTGACTTTGCGCGAGAGAATGACTTACAACAAAATCGACAGCGTTGGTAAAAAATATAATCTCGACAACAAAATCAATATTTTTACTGGCTTGATCAAAGGAAATGTTCGTGTTGGAAATGTAGATTTCGACGCTTCACAGATTCTTAAATACAATCAATACGAAGGTTTTCGATTAGGTTTGGCTGCAAAACTCAACGAAAAATTTCATCCCTATATTTCTCCCGACGCTTATTTCGCCTATGGTTTTAAAGATGAAGCCTGGAAATATGGAGCCGGAATTGATGTAAAAACCACCTTAAGAAAAAATTCGTTTTTCCGTGCCGAATATTACCACGATGTCATGGCTGCCGGAAGATTCAACGAAAATCTATGGAACTTCAGGATGAAAATCATGAATTCCGGAGTGGATTTGAATAACGACCGTTTTTATCAATATGAAGGCTTTAAGGTTTCCTACCAAAATGATTTAAGCAACGCTTTGACAATGGTTATTTCGGCAAAACGAGACCAGGAAGAAGCCAAATTTAATTACAGTTTTATGAATTTGGGGAAACAGTTTACTAATTTTTCAACTCAACTCACGTTAAAGTATGCGCCCCGTTCCAAAAATATTATGACTCCTTCTGGAAAGTTTACCTATGAACAAAATTTCCCAGAATATTTTTTGAATTACGAGCAGGGAATTCAGTCTTTCGGTGGTGATTTCAATTACAGCCGTTTTGATATTCTTGCGCAGCACCGCTTTAAAACCGACATTGGAGTTACCGGAGTTCGCGCTTATGCAGGCTTGGTTTTGGGAAAGACGCCGATTTGGAATCAGTTTGCGATGAACGGTTTAGGAAACGGTGAAAACAGTTTGAATTTCAACCTTACCTCTTTCCTCGGTTTTGCAACGATGGAAGGTGGAAAATATTACAGCGACAAATTTGCAGGCTATTATTTTACGCACCGAATTCCGTGGTATTTTAAAACTTTTGGGAAGAATATTTCGAGTTTTGACATGGTTTACCGTGGCGTAATCGGCGAAATGAAAAATCCGGAATACCATCAGTTTGATTTCCAGAAATTGGATCATCTTTATCAGGAAGTTGGTTTGGAGTGGAATAATTTTGCTGGCGTTCCGCTGAATCTTGGGTTTTTCTATCGTGTTGGTTATTATGCAACTTCCCAGTTTAAAGAGAATTTCGGTTTACAGTTAAAGTTTAATTTTTTAGGATTCTAA
- the folP gene encoding dihydropteroate synthase → MQNKSSFIDYHSMNLNGKLIDLSSPKIMGILNVTPDSFSDGGKFNEEKSALVQTEKMLKDGAEIIDIGAQSTRPNSEFLKAEDEISRIGTVISKIKKEFPEALISLDTFYAEVVKFGFNEGIDMVNDISGGNYDDKMFKTVGETQLPYILMHVNLTYESMHEKIIQEDIIISLNKYFSGKIQQLRSFGVKDIILDPGFGFGKTVEQNHQMIDDLEFIGFGRYPLLVGISRKSFIYKPLGKSPLEINEETQKLHLKTLQKGAKILRVHDVLEATKTIELFLQN, encoded by the coding sequence ATGCAGAACAAATCATCATTCATCGATTATCATTCAATGAACTTGAACGGTAAACTCATCGATTTATCTTCCCCGAAAATCATGGGAATCCTCAATGTTACTCCTGATTCTTTTTCAGACGGTGGAAAATTTAATGAAGAAAAGTCGGCTTTAGTTCAAACCGAAAAAATGTTGAAAGATGGTGCTGAAATTATTGATATCGGTGCGCAATCAACTCGACCCAATTCTGAATTTTTAAAAGCTGAAGACGAGATTTCAAGAATTGGAACTGTGATTTCAAAAATTAAAAAGGAATTTCCCGAAGCTTTGATTTCTTTAGATACATTTTATGCCGAAGTGGTGAAATTTGGCTTTAATGAAGGAATCGATATGGTGAATGATATTTCTGGTGGAAATTACGATGATAAAATGTTTAAAACAGTAGGAGAGACGCAACTTCCATACATTTTGATGCACGTCAATCTAACCTACGAATCGATGCATGAAAAAATAATTCAAGAAGATATCATTATCAGTCTCAACAAATATTTTTCGGGAAAAATTCAGCAATTGAGAAGTTTCGGAGTGAAAGATATTATTCTAGATCCTGGTTTTGGTTTCGGAAAAACGGTGGAACAAAATCATCAAATGATTGACGATTTAGAATTCATTGGATTTGGAAGATATCCTTTGTTAGTCGGGATCTCCAGAAAATCTTTCATTTACAAACCGCTGGGAAAATCGCCTTTGGAAATTAATGAGGAAACTCAAAAACTTCATTTAAAAACTTTACAAAAAGGTGCAAAAATTTTAAGGGTTCACGATGTTCTCGAAGCGACAAAAACCATCGAATTATTTTTGCAAAACTAA
- a CDS encoding DUF1599 domain-containing protein produces MTRTALQFDEVIRICRDLFSNKLTDYGASFRVLRTPSLTDQIFIKVKSLRNFQTTRISKVGESEEENFIAIVNYSIIGLIQLEKGFADDFKQDRNEILDLYDKFAHKAKELMMNKNHDYGEAWRDMRISSITDLIYQKVLRTKQIEDNAGTTLVSEGIDANYYDMLNYAVFCLIKLSEQKEEFKPKLI; encoded by the coding sequence ATGACAAGAACAGCACTACAGTTTGATGAAGTAATCAGAATTTGCAGGGACTTATTCAGCAATAAACTTACTGATTATGGGGCTTCTTTCCGAGTTTTAAGAACTCCGTCGTTAACGGACCAAATCTTCATTAAAGTAAAAAGTTTACGCAATTTCCAGACCACCAGAATCTCAAAAGTCGGTGAATCGGAAGAAGAGAATTTCATTGCCATCGTCAATTATTCCATCATCGGACTGATTCAGCTGGAGAAAGGTTTTGCAGATGATTTTAAGCAGGATAGAAATGAAATTTTAGATTTATACGACAAATTCGCACACAAAGCCAAAGAACTGATGATGAATAAAAATCATGATTACGGTGAAGCGTGGCGCGATATGCGGATTTCTTCTATCACGGATTTAATTTACCAGAAAGTTCTTCGAACCAAACAAATTGAAGACAACGCAGGAACAACGTTGGTTTCCGAAGGAATCGACGCGAATTATTACGATATGTTGAACTATGCCGTTTTCTGTCTCATTAAACTTTCCGAACAAAAAGAAGAATTTAAACCGAAGTTGATTTAG
- a CDS encoding BT_3928 family protein: MKHILRIIIALIFIASGFVKAVDAVGFSFKLEEYFSSAVFNMPFFEKQALAIAIIVVVLELVLGFFLLMKMRLKFTLSALIALCVFFGFLTFYSAYFNVVTDCGCFGDALKFTPWQSFVKDIVLLLGLIILWILYRKHFNEPEQKSTFKKYASAFAFLTMVFVINWGISHEPLIDFRHYKIGTDLNVEKAKIAKNPSEYKTFYSLKNEKTGEVININQDDYVNKEEYWKEGSPWKIEEGKTTSKIVKQGYESEIAKFKPESSEGMDLTEEILKAPKAVLVFAYHPEKADKNILAKTEAKVNSEKDALVYGVSTNPNTFKTIKNAMMDGTAIKTIARSNPFVLTLQNGKIVDKKSAEDYLKK; the protein is encoded by the coding sequence ATGAAACATATTTTACGAATTATCATCGCCCTAATTTTCATCGCCTCTGGTTTTGTAAAAGCGGTGGATGCAGTTGGTTTTTCCTTCAAATTGGAGGAATATTTTTCGTCTGCTGTTTTCAATATGCCTTTTTTTGAGAAACAGGCTTTAGCAATTGCTATTATTGTTGTTGTATTAGAATTAGTTTTAGGCTTTTTTCTTTTAATGAAGATGCGTTTAAAATTCACGCTTTCTGCATTGATTGCGTTGTGTGTTTTCTTCGGATTTCTAACCTTTTATTCAGCCTATTTCAATGTGGTGACCGATTGTGGATGTTTCGGCGATGCGCTGAAATTTACACCATGGCAAAGTTTCGTAAAAGATATTGTGCTTCTTTTAGGGTTAATTATTTTGTGGATTTTATACCGAAAACATTTCAATGAACCTGAACAGAAAAGCACTTTCAAAAAATACGCCTCAGCTTTTGCTTTTTTAACCATGGTTTTTGTTATCAATTGGGGAATTTCACACGAGCCATTAATAGATTTTAGACATTATAAAATTGGAACTGATTTAAATGTTGAGAAAGCAAAAATCGCCAAAAATCCATCTGAATATAAAACGTTCTACTCTTTAAAAAACGAGAAAACAGGCGAAGTCATCAATATCAATCAAGACGATTATGTAAATAAAGAGGAATATTGGAAAGAAGGTTCGCCCTGGAAAATCGAAGAGGGAAAAACCACTTCCAAAATCGTGAAACAAGGTTATGAATCAGAAATTGCTAAGTTCAAACCTGAAAGTTCAGAAGGAATGGATTTAACGGAGGAAATCCTGAAAGCTCCAAAAGCAGTTTTAGTTTTCGCCTACCATCCTGAAAAAGCCGACAAAAATATCTTGGCTAAAACGGAAGCTAAAGTTAATTCAGAAAAAGATGCTTTAGTTTATGGAGTTTCCACCAATCCGAATACTTTTAAAACCATAAAAAATGCAATGATGGACGGCACTGCCATAAAAACTATTGCGAGAAGTAATCCTTTTGTCTTAACTTTACAGAACGGAAAAATCGTGGACAAAAAATCTGCGGAAGATTATTTAAAAAAATAA
- a CDS encoding tellurite resistance TerB family protein — protein sequence MQKSNKSIAGYHLLMILSSVDGEFAPEEGMKVQEYLAEEFPFKMNLDNELDIIATLQPEEWKDHFEFHARCFYDDSTEKERKDFAQFAKSLIKADDEVTEREHQFYILLKKMWNLD from the coding sequence ATGCAAAAATCAAATAAATCAATCGCAGGTTATCACCTTTTAATGATTCTTTCTTCTGTTGATGGCGAGTTCGCTCCCGAAGAAGGAATGAAGGTTCAGGAATATCTTGCCGAAGAATTTCCGTTTAAAATGAATTTAGACAACGAACTCGATATCATTGCAACACTTCAACCCGAAGAATGGAAAGACCATTTCGAGTTCCATGCAAGATGTTTCTACGATGATTCTACCGAAAAGGAAAGAAAAGATTTTGCCCAGTTTGCAAAGTCGCTCATCAAAGCGGATGACGAAGTGACGGAAAGAGAGCACCAGTTCTACATTCTTTTGAAAAAAATGTGGAATTTGGACTAA
- the tpiA gene encoding triose-phosphate isomerase: protein MRRKIVAGNWKMNKEVIEAQQLMFQILEYKKNHPTNCEVWIAPPSLYLMMAKDLYENDEVGVFSQDMSEHESGAYTGEISASMLESIDATGAIIGHSERRQYHGETDSHCNRKVKLALDKGLIPIYCNGETLEQRKSGQHLEVVKNQTEVALFTLSADEIKKVVIAYEPVWAIGTGETATPEQAQEIHAHIRNLIANKYGKEVADEVSIIYGGSVKPDNAKEIFSQPDIDGGLIGGAALKIDDFSKIIEGFN, encoded by the coding sequence ATGAGAAGAAAAATCGTAGCCGGAAACTGGAAAATGAACAAAGAGGTAATTGAGGCTCAACAACTGATGTTCCAAATTTTGGAGTACAAAAAAAATCATCCAACCAACTGCGAAGTTTGGATCGCACCGCCTTCACTTTATTTGATGATGGCCAAAGATTTATACGAAAACGACGAAGTGGGCGTTTTTTCACAAGACATGAGCGAACATGAAAGCGGAGCTTACACCGGAGAGATTTCTGCATCCATGTTAGAATCAATCGATGCGACCGGAGCAATCATAGGACATTCCGAGAGAAGACAATATCACGGCGAAACCGACTCTCATTGTAACAGAAAAGTAAAATTGGCTTTAGACAAAGGCCTAATTCCAATCTACTGCAACGGAGAAACTTTGGAGCAAAGAAAATCCGGACAACATTTGGAAGTGGTGAAAAATCAAACTGAAGTCGCTTTGTTTACACTTTCTGCCGACGAAATTAAAAAAGTAGTAATCGCTTACGAACCAGTTTGGGCAATCGGAACGGGAGAAACTGCAACTCCTGAACAAGCGCAGGAAATTCATGCACACATAAGAAATCTAATTGCAAACAAATACGGAAAAGAAGTTGCAGACGAAGTTTCCATTATTTACGGCGGTTCGGTAAAACCTGACAATGCCAAAGAAATTTTTTCTCAACCCGATATTGATGGTGGTTTGATTGGTGGAGCCGCTTTGAAAATAGATGATTTCTCGAAAATTATTGAAGGGTTTAATTAA
- the clpP gene encoding ATP-dependent Clp endopeptidase proteolytic subunit ClpP, with the protein MDIKKDFRDFSVKHLGNSGLVTDQYMGMFNPTNLTPYIMEERRLNVAQMDVFSRLMMDRIIFLGTGIDDQVANIVTAQLLFLESSDASKDIQIYINSPGGSVYAGLGIYDTMQIIKPDVATICTGMAASMGAVLLVAGEKGKRSALKHSRVMIHQPSGGAQGVASDMEINLREMLKLKKELYDIISHHSGQTYEWVEKASDRDYWMTSTEAKDFGMVDEVLERKTEK; encoded by the coding sequence ATGGACATAAAAAAAGATTTCAGAGATTTCTCTGTAAAACATTTAGGAAACAGCGGATTGGTAACCGACCAATACATGGGAATGTTTAACCCGACCAATCTTACCCCATACATTATGGAGGAAAGGCGTTTGAACGTTGCTCAAATGGACGTTTTCTCACGTTTAATGATGGATAGAATTATTTTCCTCGGAACGGGAATTGACGACCAAGTTGCAAATATTGTGACGGCACAGTTGCTTTTCCTTGAAAGTTCTGATGCGTCGAAAGACATCCAAATCTACATCAATTCTCCGGGCGGAAGTGTTTATGCAGGTTTAGGAATTTACGACACCATGCAAATCATCAAACCAGATGTTGCCACAATTTGTACGGGAATGGCGGCTTCAATGGGTGCAGTTCTTTTGGTTGCAGGTGAAAAAGGAAAACGTTCTGCGTTGAAACATTCTCGTGTGATGATTCACCAACCTTCAGGTGGAGCGCAAGGTGTTGCTTCCGACATGGAAATTAATTTGCGCGAAATGCTGAAACTTAAAAAAGAATTGTACGACATTATCTCTCATCATTCGGGACAAACTTACGAATGGGTGGAGAAAGCTTCCGACAGAGATTATTGGATGACTTCCACTGAAGCAAAAGATTTCGGAATGGTGGATGAAGTTTTGGAAAGAAAAACAGAGAAGTAG
- a CDS encoding HepT-like ribonuclease domain-containing protein has product MDFEKYQNDIKTKRAVERNFEIIGEAVNRILKKDENFPITDSRKIIGLRNRIIHAYDFISDELIWSVLTESLPILEKEIGSYLY; this is encoded by the coding sequence TTGGATTTTGAAAAATATCAAAACGACATCAAAACCAAAAGAGCAGTTGAGAGAAATTTTGAAATCATTGGTGAAGCAGTCAATAGGATTTTAAAGAAAGATGAAAATTTTCCCATTACGGATTCAAGAAAAATAATTGGTTTGCGAAACAGAATTATTCATGCCTATGATTTTATTTCGGATGAGTTGATTTGGTCAGTTTTAACCGAAAGTCTGCCGATTTTAGAAAAAGAAATAGGTAGTTATTTATATTGA
- a CDS encoding nucleotidyltransferase family protein, with amino-acid sequence MKNLGNINEIIKLCETHQVASLYVFGSVLSEKFNAESDIDFLVNFKEINLSDYADNYFNLKFSLEDLLKRNVDLLEEKALKNPYFIESINQQKELVYG; translated from the coding sequence ATGAAGAATTTAGGAAACATCAATGAAATTATTAAACTTTGTGAAACTCATCAAGTTGCGAGTTTATATGTTTTCGGTTCGGTTCTTTCGGAGAAATTTAATGCAGAAAGCGACATCGATTTTTTGGTGAATTTCAAGGAAATCAATCTTTCAGATTACGCTGATAATTATTTTAATCTAAAATTTTCATTGGAAGATTTGCTGAAAAGAAATGTAGATTTATTGGAAGAAAAAGCATTGAAAAATCCTTATTTCATTGAAAGCATTAATCAGCAAAAGGAATTGGTTTATGGATAA